TGAGAACCGTTCGCTTGAACTCTTCACGGATCAGTTCGACTTCGCTGACGTCGGTCGCGAGGCCGGCTGAACCCGCGCTACTGGCGACATCGGTGACCCGGAAGACATGACGATCGCCAGCAACCACTGTCGAAAGCTGATCCTGGAAGCGCCGGTTTGTCACCTTGTCGCGTTCGATCTTTTCTCGCGCCTGTGCGCCGAATAATTCGCGACCGTCGCGAACCGCGATCTGCGGATCGCGAACATCAACAGCCTTGGCATAGGCCATGTTCACCCAGTTGAGACGGCCATCCCCATCGCGGCTCCAGGACGGCATATCGATCAATTCCAGCAAGCCGCGCAGTGTGGTTACGGCCTCATTGAGCTGATAGTTTTCAGACTTGAGGAGCGCGTGCGCGACCCGGGTCTCACCAAGATTGATGAAACGCACTATTGCATAACCGCCGGAGGTGCGACCCTGGACTTCCAGTGGTGCGCCTTTCGACGTTTCGACGGCAATATCGAATGGCCGCGCTTTCTCGCGCAAAGCCGAGATGGAACGATCGAGCAGCGTAACGGAATCGACACGCAGCCATCGTCCGAAGGCCAAAAACAGCGCGCGACCCTCGGGCACGCCGATCTCCGGAGGAAGAGTGCCTATGAGATTGGGTGTGCTCGAAGCGCCTTCCCACACGACCACACGCTGATCCTTGAGATTAAGCAGGGCCTCATTGCGCTGGACTGTCACGTTGAGATCCGCAACCTTGCCACGCAGCTGGCGATTTTCCTGGGCAATACGACCGCGCTCGCGAATAAGCCAGCCAGCAGAAAGCAGCGCTGCACCCATGGCGCCGAGGAAAATAGCGAACTGCACGACTTCGAACGTGCCGACCTCAACGCCAAAGGGCGTGGTGATTTTACCTAGCGCGTCCTGTGCACCGGCTGACGGGGAAGATATCAACAGGACCGGCAGGGCTGAACTTGCCCCTTTAGCCAAGAGCCTCCGCAGTCTGTTCAGCACCGGTCCGTGTGCTGCATTTTTACTGCGAACATCACCTGTCCCAATTTTCATATCAACCGTCGCTGCCCCATCCTGACGAATGCCGGCTATTCCCTTCCGCTTGCTTTTTTAAACAAGCGGCCCACCTGGAACACCGTCATCCCGAATCACTACAATAAACCTTGAGCGAATCGACGGGAAGAACTAGGTGCAAAAAAGAAAACCGAAGGATTTGTCGATCCTCCGGTTTCTATATCTTGTGTGTATATACTAATCAGATCAATATCTGTAGTGGTCTGACTTGAAAGGACCCTTCGGCGTCACACCGATATAGGCAGCCTGTTCTTCCGAAAGCACCGACAATTTCGCGCCGAGCTTGTCCAGATGCAACCGGGCAACCTTTTCGTCGAGGTGCTTCGGCAGGACGTATACTTCATTCTTGTACTGTTCGCCGCGGCTATAAAGCTCGATCTGAGCCAGAACCTGATTGGTGAACGAGGCGGACATGACGAAGCTTGGATGGCCCGTAGCATTGCCGAGGTTGAGGAGACGGCCTTCCGAGAGAAGCAGCAAGCGCTTGCCATCCGGGAACGAGATCATGTCGACCTGTGGCTTGATGTTGTTCCACTTGAGATTGCGCAAGGCAACGACCTGAATCTCGTTGTCGAAGTGACCAATATTGCCGACGATGACCATGTCCTTCATCGCGCGCATGTGCTCGATGGTGATAACGTCCTTGTTGCCGGTCGTCGTGATGATGATGTCGGCAGTCGGGGCAGCATCTTCGAGCGTCACAACCTCGAAACCATCCATCGCGGCCTGCAACGCACAGATCGGATCGACTTCCGTGACCTTGACGCGGGCGCCGGCGCCAAGCAGCGACTGGGCAGAACCCTTGCCCACATCGCCGTAGCCGCAGACGACGGCGACCTTGCCAGCCATCATGACGTCGGTAGCGCGGCGGATACCGTCAACCAGCGATTCCTTGCAGCCATACTTGTTGTCGAATTTCGACTTGGTGACGCTGTCATTGACGTTGATCGCAGGGAAAGGCAGCAAGCCCTTCTTCTGCAGCTGATACAGACGATTGACGCCGGTCGTGGTCTCTTCAGTGACGCCCTTGATGGCATCGCGCTGCCTGGTGAAGAAGCCAGGTGTTTCTTTCATGCGCTTTTTGATCTGTGCGAAGAGGATTTCCTCTTCCTCGCTTTCCGGCTTCGACAAAACATCTTCGCCAGCCTCGGCGCGTGCACCGATGAGAATGTACATCGTGGCATCGCCGCCATCGTCGAGGATCATGTTCGATGGCTGACCATCCGGCCACTGGAAAATCTTGTCCGTATAGGTCCAGTACTCTTCGAGCGACTCACCTTTGACGGCGAAAACCGGCGTTCCGGTTGCAGCAATCGCTGCGGCGGCGTGATCCTGTGTGGAGAAGATATTGCACGAAGCCCAGCGAACTTTCGCGCCGAGTGCCTGCAGCGTCTCGATCAAGACAGCTGTCTGGATCGTCATGTGGAGCGACCCGGTGATGCGCGCGCCCTTGAGCGGCTGTGTCTTGCCGAATTCTTCGCGGCTGGCCATCAGGCCCGGCATTTCTGTTTCGGCGATATCCATTTCCTTGCGGCCCCATGCGGCCAGCTCAAGGTCCTTGACGATGTAATCCTGTGTGTCGGCCATCTCGTGTCAGCTCCGTCTTCGTTTTCATTTGGCCGCGCACTATTTGATCGGGCGACCGGAGATGACGTTGACTAGCAGATTAGACCTCGCCGCACAATGGGATATAAAGAAATCCTTATGCGTGCATATGATTCCACAGCGAGAGTTCCTTCAATCAGGCTTCTTCGCCGAACTTGTCGGCAATGAGTGCGCCAAGAGCCTTCATCAATTCGCGCGCCTGTACACCGGAGGCGCTGACCTTGATGCAGCAACCAGGAGACGCGGCCAGCATCATCAGACCCATGATCGAAGTGCCGCCAACTGTCATTCCATCCTTTTCAACACGGACATGGACGTCGTAACCATCGACGAGCTGGACGAACTTGGCGGACGCGCGTGCATGGAGACCACGCCGGTTGACGATCTCGAATTCCTCGACGAGTGCATTCTCCGGGTCAAACGTACCGGTTGTTTCGGCAGTCAGGCGCATCTATTTCCTCTTTGAGCACAAGCCCTATTTGGCTGTCAGCACCTGACTGGCCACATTGATATATTTCCGTCCGGCATCCTGACCTTCGCGCAATGCTGCTGCCATGTCATTGGTAACCCGCACACTCGAAAGCTTGATCAGCATTGGCAGATTAACCCCGGCAATGACTTCGATACGCCCCGATTCCATCACCGAGATGGCCAGATTGGAAGGCGTACCACCAAACATATCTGTCAGGATAATGACGCCCGAACCATTATCGGCCCGGGCAACGGCATCGACGATGTCACGCCGCCGCTGCTCCATATCGTCATCCGCACCGATCGAGACGGTTTCCAAATATTCCTGCTGGCCGACCACATGCTCCACGGCATGATGAAATTCTTCAGCCAGTCTTCCGTGCGTCACAAGCACGAGTCCGATCATTCTGAAACTGCTCCTGTCGCGCCAGCCCCTTGGGTTTGGGCTTTTTACTGCGCATTGAATGCCCCGTTTGGCAGGTGTCGCATTTTGGCAGGACGAATCGTGAAGGCAAGCGGAAAAATGGCCTTAGCAAGACGGTCAGTCATTTTATCGCAGTGCAACATTGCAACCACTTGAATCAGTTAGCCTATTTCTTCCAGAACGCCTGGAAAAGGCTTGCCTCCACCGCCCGGCAAGCCGCTTCCACCTCCTGCTCAGGTAGAATTAGATGTGGGATCGAGACCCCTTCGAGCAGTATCGTGGCGTCACTCGCAAATCGAATGGCTCGTCCGGGCTTGGTCAATTCAACGGCAAGATGGATCACTCCGCAAGTCTCAAAATCAACCCTATGCAGGCCGGAGCCGCGCACTTCCACGCCGCCCTGCAATGAGGCAGGGGCAGCGCAGACCAAGCGGCCGGATATGGCTTGCAAAAGACACTGATCGTCGCAGATCAGCGCGGCAAATACACCTCTGCCAGCCGCTCGACGCATCAGTTCATTGGCAATCGATGATTTACCCGATCCGGAAGGTCCCGAAATCAGGATGCCGCGATCTCCGACGAGGACTGCGGTCGCGTGCACACGCCCGTCCGGCTCGACAATCATCAGACCTCGACTGGAATAATGGCGATGAACTTCGCACCGAGATAATTGTCAGGATCTTTGGGGTCGATGATGTTCTCGGCATTCAACGTGCCGCCGTGAGCCTCGATTATCTGACGGCTGATGGATAATCCCAGGCCCGAGTTCTGGCCGAAGGCCTCTCCGGATGGCCGATCCGTATAAAACCGCTCGAAAATCCGGTCGATCTGTTCCACTCGGATACCTGGGCCGTTGTCTTCGACGGTAATGCGAATACGATCGCCCAGGTGCTCCAGGGTCACTGTGATAACGCCGTCCTCGACGGGAACGAAAGACCGCGCGTTTTCGATCAGATTCGAGACGACTTGGCCGAGCCGCAGATCATGCCCGGCGACAAAGAATCCCTTCCTGTTGTTCGGCAACTTGCCCACTACCAATTCGATGCGGGTGTCTTTCTTGTTCCGCCGCACCTCGCGGGCAGCCGTAACAAGATTGCCCAGCAGGTATTTGAGATCGACGTGCTCGGAATCCTCGCGGGCCAGTTCAGCGTCCAGTCGCGAGGCGTCGGAGATATCGGTGATCAGACGATCGAGGCGGCGCACATCATGCTGGATCACATCCATGAGCCGTTTCTTCGACTCTTCGTTCTTGGCAAGCGGCAGCGTCTCCACGGCGCTTCGCAACGAAGTCAGCGGGTTTTTGAGTTCGTGGCTCACATCGGCCGCAAAGCTCTCAATCGATTCGATGCGGGCATAGAGAGCGTTGGTCATGTCGCGGATCGATGTAGAAAGATGGCCGATTTCGTCTTGCCGCTCGGAAAAATCCGGTATCTCCTCGCGATTCTTGACCCCGTGCCGGACGCGATCGGCAGCGGCAGCAAGACGCCGAAGCGGATTGGCAATTGTTGAGGCGAGAAAAAGCGACAAAATAGCCATGACCAGCGCGGCAACCGTAAAGACCCGGATGATCGCATAGCGCTCCCCCTGAACGATCTTGTCGATATCGCCGCCTTCGGTCGAAAGAAGCAGCACGCCGAGCACGGCACGAAATCGCTGGATCGGAACTGCGACCGAGACGATCTGCTCTCCCTTTTCCGTCATGCGGACGACGGTAGCCGGAGAACCGGTCAACGCCTTCATGATTTCAGGATAAGACGAACCATTGCCACCAGGCTGCTCCTGATAAACCGGCAGGTCGCTACGGCGCAAAAGCCGTGTCATGCGATTGGTCAGACGTTCGAAAAAGCTCGGTTCCTCGCCATCGATCGGCGGGAGCTCGTACCGCAGAACCTGGCCCCGCGAATAGAGATGGCGCGAATCCAGCAACAGATTGGAATCCCGGTCATAGATACGGGCCCGCGTACGCGTCGGAGAGATCAGTCTGCGCAGAACCGGCGCCACGCGCTCCGGATTAATAGGGAAATCGAGATTGTCCAGAACATCGGGTGACGGGGTAATGCTCTGACCAGCCTGCAGTTCCAGCAGCTTCTCAGGGTCGATGGCAATGGAATTCGTATCGACCGTTGCCGATGACGCTATGGCGCCAGCGATGATCTCGCCCTGCGTCATCAGGCTCTCGACGCGAGCATCGATCAACCCGTCGCGGAACTGATTGAGATACATGATGCCGGACAGAAGCACGGCAAGCCCGGCCAGGTTGAGAAAAAGAATGCGCCGGGTCAGGCTTGAGAACAGATAGTTGCCAAAGACACGATTGAGCGGACGGAAAAAGCGGCGCAAGGCCAGCGAACGCTTGCGGCGCATAACGGCGCTTTTGCGCGTGATATTGCCGCCTTGCAGTTCGGCTACCATCTTTGCCTCAGAACATCGTGATTCGGTTGGCTCATCGCATTCATGCAGCGGCGAGACAACCTTGTTTTACAGCGGATCACGTAGCTTTGAAAGCGCAGGAACGTTTTCGCACCGAAGTCCCCTTGAGAGGAGCCAGTCTGACGATCAGGTTTCGCGGAAGCGATAGCCAACGCCGTACAGGGTTTCGATCATGTCGAAATCATCGTCGACGACCTTGAACTTCTTGCGCAGGCGCTTGATGTGACTGTCGATGGTGCGATCGTCCACATATACCTGCTCATCATAGGCCGCATCCATCAACGCATCACGGCTTTTGACGACGCCCGGGCGCTGGGCCAGCGAGTGCAGGATCAGAAATTCGGTCACGGTCAACGTCACCGGTTCACCCATCCACGTGCAGGTGTGACGCTCCTGGTCCATGACAAGTTGGCCGCGCTCGAGTGATTTCGTCTGGGGACTGCCGGGCTTTGCTGCGCTTTCCCTCGCCGCAACACGGCGCAGGACCGCCTTTACCCGCTCGACGAGGAGGCGCTGCGAAAACGGCTTGGTGATGAAATCATCGGCGCCCATCTTGAGGCCGAACAGTTCGTCAATCTCGTCGTCTTTGGAGGTCAGGAAAATGACGGGCAAGTCGGACTTTTGGCGCAGACGACGCAGAAGTTCCATCCCGTCCATACGCGGCATCTTGATGTCGAAAATGGCGAGATTCGGCGGACGGGCCATCAAACCATCGAGTGCGGAGGCACCGTCGGTATAGGTTTCGACACGATAGCCCTCCGATTCAAGCGCGATCGATACGGATGTCAGAATATTGCGATCGTCGTCGACCAGCGCAATAGTCTGCATTGCGGGTACTTCCCTCATGCCCTGCCTTTCATCATGTCATCAAAACAGCTATGCTTGTGCCGGACAAATTAGGTACAAAATGTGGCATAGATCGCGAGTCGTGTCATCCCTGCCGGTTTTAGCTGCTTTACGCTCACGGAAGCAGAGCGAAAATTTCCCTTATTTAAAACGATTTAAAAAAATTTAAATTCTTTAAATCGATTAAACATTTGATACTATTCAGTATTTCTGCTTTTGAGCATGGGCAGCCGCATTCATGCTGGAAGATGCAGGAAGCGGCACAATTGGCTTGACCCCTCAATGCGTACTTAAACAATGGCGGACACATGACTAGAGAGACCGGTATTCATAACGCGACGATCGCGCTCGGCACCTCAGGCTTGAAGGATGTTTCGGCGGTCTATTACAATCTCGGAACCGCGGAACTCTACGAGGAAACCTTGCGCAGAGGCGAAGCTGAACTGACGGCGCAAGGAGCGCTTGTTGCTCGTACCGGCCAACATACCGGGCGCTCGCCAAAGGACAAATTCGTCGTGCGCGATGCGTCAACCGACGCTCATGTCTGGTGGGACAACAACGCGCCAATGTCACCTGAGGCATTTGAGCTGCTCTATGCAGATTTTATGGAGCAGGCAAAGGGCAAGGAACTGTTTGTCCAGGATCTCATCGGTGGCGCCGATGAAGAGTACAGGCTGAATACGCGCGTCATCACTGAATTCGCCTGGCATTCGCTTTTCATCCGCAATCTGCTGATCCGTCCGGACCGTGCTGCCTTGGCTGATTTCGTGCCGCAGATGACGATCATCGACCTTCCGTCCTTCCGCGCCGATCCCGCAAAGCATGGCACGCGCTCGGAAACGGTAATCGCTGTCGATCTCAATCGCATGATCGTGCTGATCGGAGGCTCGGCCTATGCCGGCGAGATGAAAAAGTCCGTCTTCACGGCACTCAACTATATTCTCCCGGCCAAAGGCGTCATGCCGATGCATTGTTCGGCCAATGAGGGTCCGGATGGCGATACTGCCGTCTTCTTCGGTCTCTCGGGAACGGGCAAGACCACGCTCTCGGCTGACTCTACCCGTACACTGATTGGCGATGACGAACATGGCTGGGGCGAGAACGGTGTCTTCAATTTCGAGGGCGGTTGCTACGCCAAGACCATTCGTCTTTCCGCCGAGGCGGAACCGGAAATCTACGCGACGACCCAGCGTTTCGGCAC
This is a stretch of genomic DNA from Phyllobacterium zundukense. It encodes these proteins:
- the ahcY gene encoding adenosylhomocysteinase, producing the protein MADTQDYIVKDLELAAWGRKEMDIAETEMPGLMASREEFGKTQPLKGARITGSLHMTIQTAVLIETLQALGAKVRWASCNIFSTQDHAAAAIAATGTPVFAVKGESLEEYWTYTDKIFQWPDGQPSNMILDDGGDATMYILIGARAEAGEDVLSKPESEEEEILFAQIKKRMKETPGFFTRQRDAIKGVTEETTTGVNRLYQLQKKGLLPFPAINVNDSVTKSKFDNKYGCKESLVDGIRRATDVMMAGKVAVVCGYGDVGKGSAQSLLGAGARVKVTEVDPICALQAAMDGFEVVTLEDAAPTADIIITTTGNKDVITIEHMRAMKDMVIVGNIGHFDNEIQVVALRNLKWNNIKPQVDMISFPDGKRLLLLSEGRLLNLGNATGHPSFVMSASFTNQVLAQIELYSRGEQYKNEVYVLPKHLDEKVARLHLDKLGAKLSVLSEEQAAYIGVTPKGPFKSDHYRY
- a CDS encoding HPr family phosphocarrier protein; this encodes MRLTAETTGTFDPENALVEEFEIVNRRGLHARASAKFVQLVDGYDVHVRVEKDGMTVGGTSIMGLMMLAASPGCCIKVSASGVQARELMKALGALIADKFGEEA
- a CDS encoding PTS sugar transporter subunit IIA — encoded protein: MIGLVLVTHGRLAEEFHHAVEHVVGQQEYLETVSIGADDDMEQRRRDIVDAVARADNGSGVIILTDMFGGTPSNLAISVMESGRIEVIAGVNLPMLIKLSSVRVTNDMAAALREGQDAGRKYINVASQVLTAK
- a CDS encoding HPr kinase/phosphorylase, giving the protein MIVEPDGRVHATAVLVGDRGILISGPSGSGKSSIANELMRRAAGRGVFAALICDDQCLLQAISGRLVCAAPASLQGGVEVRGSGLHRVDFETCGVIHLAVELTKPGRAIRFASDATILLEGVSIPHLILPEQEVEAACRAVEASLFQAFWKK
- a CDS encoding sensor histidine kinase, which produces MVAELQGGNITRKSAVMRRKRSLALRRFFRPLNRVFGNYLFSSLTRRILFLNLAGLAVLLSGIMYLNQFRDGLIDARVESLMTQGEIIAGAIASSATVDTNSIAIDPEKLLELQAGQSITPSPDVLDNLDFPINPERVAPVLRRLISPTRTRARIYDRDSNLLLDSRHLYSRGQVLRYELPPIDGEEPSFFERLTNRMTRLLRRSDLPVYQEQPGGNGSSYPEIMKALTGSPATVVRMTEKGEQIVSVAVPIQRFRAVLGVLLLSTEGGDIDKIVQGERYAIIRVFTVAALVMAILSLFLASTIANPLRRLAAAADRVRHGVKNREEIPDFSERQDEIGHLSTSIRDMTNALYARIESIESFAADVSHELKNPLTSLRSAVETLPLAKNEESKKRLMDVIQHDVRRLDRLITDISDASRLDAELAREDSEHVDLKYLLGNLVTAAREVRRNKKDTRIELVVGKLPNNRKGFFVAGHDLRLGQVVSNLIENARSFVPVEDGVITVTLEHLGDRIRITVEDNGPGIRVEQIDRIFERFYTDRPSGEAFGQNSGLGLSISRQIIEAHGGTLNAENIIDPKDPDNYLGAKFIAIIPVEV
- a CDS encoding response regulator transcription factor, which produces MREVPAMQTIALVDDDRNILTSVSIALESEGYRVETYTDGASALDGLMARPPNLAIFDIKMPRMDGMELLRRLRQKSDLPVIFLTSKDDEIDELFGLKMGADDFITKPFSQRLLVERVKAVLRRVAARESAAKPGSPQTKSLERGQLVMDQERHTCTWMGEPVTLTVTEFLILHSLAQRPGVVKSRDALMDAAYDEQVYVDDRTIDSHIKRLRKKFKVVDDDFDMIETLYGVGYRFRET
- a CDS encoding phosphoenolpyruvate carboxykinase, coding for MTRETGIHNATIALGTSGLKDVSAVYYNLGTAELYEETLRRGEAELTAQGALVARTGQHTGRSPKDKFVVRDASTDAHVWWDNNAPMSPEAFELLYADFMEQAKGKELFVQDLIGGADEEYRLNTRVITEFAWHSLFIRNLLIRPDRAALADFVPQMTIIDLPSFRADPAKHGTRSETVIAVDLNRMIVLIGGSAYAGEMKKSVFTALNYILPAKGVMPMHCSANEGPDGDTAVFFGLSGTGKTTLSADSTRTLIGDDEHGWGENGVFNFEGGCYAKTIRLSAEAEPEIYATTQRFGTVLENVVLDENREPDFNDGSLTENTRCAYPLDFIPNASKTGKASHPKNIIMLTADAFGVMPPIAKLTPAQAMYHFLSGYTAKVAGTERGVTEPEATFSTCFGSPFMPRHPSEYGNLLRQLIADHNVDCWLVNTGWTGGAHGIGKRMPIKVTRSLLAAALDGSLKNAQFRTDPNFGFAVPVAVPGVDDAILDPRSTWADKPGYDAQATKLVDMFIRNFGKFESHVDGDVRAAAPHTPVAAE